A stretch of the Candidatus Jettenia sp. AMX2 genome encodes the following:
- a CDS encoding acetate--CoA ligase family protein, whose product MLEHFFSPKTIAVVGAAREEGKVGHDLFKNLVSHGYKGVVYPVNPKADTIMGVRAYPCLRDIPGRIELAVIVVPAQSVGKVVDECIEKEIDSVIVISAGFKESGAEGAAREYELFQKIKKHSLRMLGPNSLGLINTQSALNASFAADMPAEGNIGFFSQSGALCTSILDWAVVQHMGFSKFISIGNKTDIDEVDLIIALGDDPDTRVILSYLEGVKDGTAFIAAAQKVTKKKPMIIVKSGGTAAGAKAASSHTGTLAGSENTFDAAFKQSGILRARTINELFDYARIFSYQDPPKGPNVAIITNAGGPGIIAADAVERSQLRMAAFSKSTIDKLRSSLPPMANVYNPIDVLGDARADRYKFVIETIADDPHVDIILTILTPQAMTEIEKTAEVIGELTNRNDKTMVASFMGGKRIANAFAILSRGKVPNYIFPESAVLAIDAFYRYALWQKKPVSNMKKIPVQKDKILTIVQRLRQTGSQHLNEEEAKVVLATYGFLIPKSILAASEEDAVRAAEKIGFPVVMKISSPDILHKTDIGGVVIGLKNITEVRRCFHEIIEKARRLMPDADIRGVLIQQMVTKGKEVILGVSRDPQFGPLLMFGLGGIYIEILKDVTFRIAPVGFRDAEEMIREIQSFPLLKGVRGEKSSDLDAIVDNILRLSQLVTDFPEIIEMDINPLMVLPQGEGAIAIDARIAISL is encoded by the coding sequence ATGCTGGAACATTTTTTTTCACCAAAAACAATTGCCGTTGTTGGCGCTGCCCGCGAAGAGGGTAAGGTAGGGCATGATTTATTCAAAAACCTTGTAAGTCATGGATATAAAGGTGTTGTTTATCCGGTAAATCCTAAGGCGGACACGATTATGGGAGTCAGGGCATACCCTTGTCTTAGGGACATTCCCGGGAGGATTGAATTGGCAGTAATTGTTGTACCTGCACAATCCGTGGGAAAAGTTGTTGACGAGTGCATTGAAAAAGAGATTGACTCAGTTATTGTTATTAGTGCCGGATTCAAGGAAAGTGGTGCTGAAGGGGCAGCGAGGGAGTACGAATTATTTCAGAAAATAAAAAAACATTCTCTCCGTATGCTCGGACCAAACAGTCTTGGCCTTATTAACACGCAGTCAGCACTGAACGCTTCCTTTGCTGCAGACATGCCCGCCGAAGGCAATATCGGATTTTTTTCACAATCCGGAGCGCTTTGCACATCAATTTTGGATTGGGCTGTTGTACAACATATGGGGTTTTCCAAGTTTATCAGCATAGGGAATAAAACCGATATCGATGAAGTAGATCTGATAATAGCCTTGGGGGATGATCCTGATACCAGGGTTATTCTTAGCTATTTAGAGGGGGTAAAAGACGGGACGGCATTTATTGCTGCTGCACAAAAAGTAACAAAGAAAAAACCAATGATTATTGTAAAATCAGGAGGTACTGCGGCAGGCGCGAAAGCTGCTTCATCACATACTGGTACCTTGGCGGGTTCGGAAAACACGTTTGATGCTGCATTTAAGCAATCGGGGATATTACGGGCAAGAACAATTAATGAGCTTTTTGATTATGCCAGGATATTTAGCTATCAGGACCCTCCCAAAGGGCCGAATGTTGCAATAATTACAAATGCAGGCGGGCCGGGTATTATTGCTGCGGATGCCGTAGAGCGTTCACAATTAAGAATGGCTGCTTTTTCAAAGAGTACGATAGATAAATTACGCTCTTCTCTCCCACCTATGGCAAATGTGTATAATCCCATTGACGTCCTGGGGGATGCCAGAGCAGACCGCTATAAATTCGTTATCGAGACAATAGCAGATGATCCCCATGTTGATATAATTCTTACTATATTAACCCCCCAGGCTATGACAGAAATTGAAAAAACTGCAGAGGTAATAGGCGAGCTTACAAACCGCAACGATAAGACGATGGTAGCTTCTTTTATGGGTGGCAAAAGAATTGCGAATGCCTTTGCTATCCTCTCAAGAGGTAAAGTGCCGAACTACATATTCCCCGAAAGCGCAGTATTGGCAATTGATGCCTTTTACCGTTATGCATTGTGGCAAAAGAAACCTGTATCAAATATGAAAAAAATCCCTGTACAAAAAGATAAAATACTGACTATCGTTCAAAGGCTCAGACAAACAGGGAGTCAGCATCTGAACGAAGAAGAAGCGAAAGTGGTTCTTGCTACCTATGGGTTCCTGATTCCAAAGAGTATTCTTGCTGCATCTGAAGAAGATGCAGTAAGAGCTGCCGAAAAAATCGGCTTTCCTGTTGTTATGAAAATATCCTCTCCCGATATTCTTCATAAAACAGATATTGGCGGGGTAGTTATAGGACTAAAAAACATTACTGAAGTAAGAAGGTGTTTCCACGAGATTATTGAAAAGGCGCGTCGTCTCATGCCTGACGCCGATATTCGTGGTGTTCTGATACAGCAGATGGTTACCAAAGGCAAGGAGGTCATTCTTGGAGTATCAAGGGACCCGCAATTTGGGCCTTTACTCATGTTTGGTCTTGGAGGAATTTATATAGAAATACTCAAAGATGTTACCTTTCGGATTGCTCCTGTCGGATTTCGGGACGCTGAAGAAATGATTCGTGAAATTCAGTCATTTCCGCTTTTAAAAGGTGTGCGCGGTGAAAAATCTTCTGATTTGGATGCTATTGTGGATAATATCCTGAGACTATCACAGCTGGTAACGGATTTTCCTGAAATTATCGAAATGGATATAAATCCTTTAATGGTTCTCCCTCAGGGTGAGGGAGCAATCGCGATCGATGCACGTATAGCGATATCGTTGTAA
- a CDS encoding archease, which produces MPKYIITDHTADIGFYAFGDTLPELFLNAALALFTIITDLSKVEEKTEYRLEITGIDREQLLVKWLNELLYLHDTENLLFKGFYITGMGDNHLNAIVRGEVFTEGKHFILTGVKAVTYHNLSITQEDHQWKARIIIDL; this is translated from the coding sequence ATGCCTAAATATATCATTACAGACCATACTGCGGATATCGGATTCTATGCGTTCGGTGATACCCTGCCGGAATTATTTCTCAATGCTGCATTGGCGCTGTTTACTATTATTACGGATTTATCCAAAGTCGAGGAAAAGACCGAATACAGACTGGAAATTACGGGCATAGACAGAGAGCAGTTACTGGTCAAATGGCTGAACGAGTTATTATACCTGCATGATACAGAAAACCTGTTATTCAAAGGTTTTTACATTACCGGCATGGGGGATAACCATTTGAATGCAATCGTGCGCGGTGAAGTATTTACTGAGGGCAAACATTTTATACTTACAGGGGTTAAGGCCGTTACTTACCATAATTTATCGATTACTCAGGAAGATCATCAGTGGAAAGCACGGATTATCATTGATCTGTAA
- the lon gene encoding endopeptidase La yields MAEKTRFSFHKDTNLILPEVITIIPLKNEVVFPQVIHPLSLTAGGTVRAINDAVSRNEMVGILTLKYDIESPNQADFYDIGTASKILEVLEYSVDKMEILVEGKMRIKILEFLQTEPYYQARVEELREFTERSEIVDVLMQSVKTLFKLSVMLGKALPKDVFPMIDNINNPSMLADLVAVYLELSLDEKQKLLEMIDPPKRLRIVFHYLNKEVQLREVRGKIDEEVAKEMARVQREYFLQEQLKAIQKELGKEDPHTEEIHKLEERIKEANMPKEIEEVAFKELERLSDINPVSAEYPVSRTYLDYLIRIPWDKKTDDNLDILQAAKVLDEDHYGLEKVKERILEFLAVRKIKEKTRGPILCFCGPPGTGKTSLGKSIARTLGRKFIRISLGGIRDEAEIRGHRRTYVGALPGRIVQEICRAGSSNPVFMLDEIDKIGEDFRGDPASALLEVLDPEQNFEFVDHYLDIPFDLSNILFITTANILDPVHPALRDRMEVIYLPGYSDDEKLKIAQQFLIPKQVVANGLEKHPVVFQDEAIYKIIREYTREAGVRNLEREIASVCRKIAKEIAAGEQMTKIVIPEIIGKFLGPKKFFYQVTEEEDRIGVVTGLAWTETGGDIIFIEASRMKGEKELTLTGQLGDVMQESAIAALSYVRSNAKQFGMDENFYDNSEIHIHVPSGAIPKDGPSAGLAMCMALISLLTGRRARREVALTGEITLTGNVLPVGGIKEKVLAAIRAGVKTLVLPLKNKENFEEISGDIRDKVACVYVNKADEAINTVLIPKQ; encoded by the coding sequence GTGGCAGAAAAGACGAGATTTTCTTTCCATAAAGATACCAATCTGATCCTCCCGGAAGTTATTACGATCATTCCCTTAAAAAACGAAGTGGTTTTCCCACAAGTAATTCATCCTTTGTCCCTGACTGCTGGTGGAACGGTTCGGGCGATAAATGATGCCGTTTCCAGAAATGAGATGGTGGGTATCCTTACTTTGAAATACGACATTGAATCGCCAAACCAGGCCGATTTTTACGATATTGGTACGGCATCAAAAATCCTGGAAGTTCTCGAATACTCCGTTGACAAGATGGAAATCCTTGTAGAAGGTAAGATGCGGATCAAGATATTGGAGTTTTTGCAAACAGAACCTTACTATCAGGCACGGGTTGAAGAACTTCGCGAGTTTACGGAAAGGTCCGAGATAGTCGATGTTCTTATGCAGAGTGTTAAAACGCTTTTTAAACTGAGTGTAATGCTGGGGAAAGCCTTACCAAAAGACGTCTTCCCCATGATTGACAATATTAATAATCCCTCGATGTTGGCTGATTTGGTGGCGGTATATCTGGAATTGTCTTTAGATGAAAAACAGAAATTGCTGGAAATGATCGATCCCCCAAAGCGCTTACGGATAGTGTTTCATTATTTAAATAAAGAAGTTCAACTGAGGGAAGTCAGGGGGAAAATAGATGAAGAAGTTGCAAAGGAAATGGCCAGGGTGCAACGGGAATATTTTTTACAGGAACAACTGAAGGCAATACAGAAGGAACTTGGAAAAGAAGACCCGCATACAGAAGAAATTCATAAACTGGAAGAAAGAATTAAAGAGGCAAACATGCCGAAGGAAATTGAAGAAGTAGCTTTTAAGGAATTGGAAAGGCTAAGCGATATTAATCCTGTATCGGCCGAATATCCGGTTTCCCGGACATATTTGGACTACCTTATTCGTATTCCCTGGGATAAAAAAACGGATGATAATTTAGATATTCTACAGGCAGCAAAAGTTCTTGATGAGGATCACTACGGCCTGGAAAAAGTGAAAGAACGTATTCTTGAATTTCTGGCTGTGCGTAAGATAAAAGAAAAGACAAGAGGTCCGATCCTCTGTTTCTGCGGTCCACCAGGAACCGGCAAGACATCATTGGGCAAGTCTATTGCACGTACCCTCGGGAGAAAATTTATCCGTATATCGCTTGGAGGCATTCGTGATGAGGCTGAAATCAGGGGTCACAGACGGACATATGTTGGTGCATTGCCAGGGCGCATCGTACAGGAAATCTGCCGTGCGGGATCCAGTAACCCGGTATTCATGCTCGACGAGATTGATAAAATCGGTGAAGATTTCAGAGGGGATCCTGCCTCCGCCTTACTGGAAGTATTGGACCCCGAGCAGAACTTCGAGTTTGTTGATCACTACCTTGACATCCCTTTTGATCTTTCAAATATATTATTTATTACTACGGCAAATATTCTTGATCCTGTTCACCCGGCATTAAGGGACAGGATGGAGGTTATCTATCTTCCCGGATACAGTGATGATGAGAAGCTGAAGATAGCACAGCAGTTCCTGATTCCGAAACAGGTTGTGGCAAATGGATTGGAAAAACATCCCGTAGTGTTTCAGGATGAGGCTATTTACAAGATTATCAGGGAATATACGCGGGAGGCAGGGGTAAGAAATCTTGAGCGGGAAATTGCATCTGTCTGCAGGAAAATTGCAAAAGAGATTGCTGCCGGTGAACAGATGACAAAGATTGTAATACCGGAAATCATTGGAAAATTTCTCGGGCCAAAGAAGTTCTTTTACCAGGTGACCGAGGAAGAAGACCGTATTGGCGTTGTTACCGGACTGGCCTGGACGGAAACAGGAGGGGATATCATCTTTATAGAAGCTTCCCGGATGAAGGGAGAAAAGGAATTGACGCTTACAGGACAGTTAGGTGACGTCATGCAGGAATCCGCAATTGCTGCATTAAGCTATGTCCGCAGCAATGCAAAACAATTTGGCATGGATGAAAATTTTTATGATAACTCCGAGATCCATATTCACGTACCTTCCGGTGCTATACCGAAAGACGGTCCTTCTGCAGGTCTTGCGATGTGCATGGCCCTTATTTCTCTTCTCACTGGTAGAAGAGCAAGAAGGGAAGTGGCACTTACCGGTGAGATTACACTCACAGGAAATGTACTGCCCGTTGGTGGAATAAAAGAAAAAGTTCTTGCGGCTATAAGAGCCGGTGTAAAGACGCTCGTCCTGCCATTAAAAAACAAGGAAAATTTTGAAGAAATTTCCGGAGATATCCGTGATAAGGTTGCATGTGTGTATGTTAATAAGGCTGATGAAGCCATAAATACTGTACTCATTCCAAAACAATAA
- a CDS encoding universal stress protein codes for MISIRNILCPIDYSTYSEKALNYAIEIAEKYGAKLYVLHVLDMRIYDMNELELFNFYTINEDTMNGLRDRLLRCVKEDVRSRIPVETIVVQGVPFVEIIKAATEHAIDLIVMGTHGRTGISHAIIGSVAEKVVRKAPCPVLTVRRTEHDFSVP; via the coding sequence ATGATCAGTATAAGGAACATTCTCTGTCCGATAGATTATTCAACATATTCTGAAAAGGCCTTAAATTATGCAATAGAAATTGCAGAGAAATACGGGGCAAAACTCTATGTGCTACATGTGCTTGATATGCGCATTTATGATATGAACGAACTGGAGCTTTTCAATTTCTATACCATAAACGAAGATACCATGAATGGCCTGAGGGATAGACTGCTCAGGTGTGTTAAAGAAGACGTCCGGAGCAGGATACCGGTGGAGACTATTGTTGTACAGGGGGTTCCGTTTGTTGAAATCATTAAAGCAGCAACCGAGCATGCTATTGATCTGATTGTAATGGGTACGCATGGCAGAACAGGCATATCCCATGCTATTATCGGTAGCGTTGCAGAAAAAGTTGTTCGCAAGGCGCCTTGTCCGGTACTTACCGTCAGACGTACCGAACACGATTTCAGTGTGCCGTAA
- the ftsH gene encoding ATP-dependent zinc metalloprotease FtsH, which produces MFKDFKKINFKMPKKLSIWHIIIAFGFFIVLQMYMVNPKVMDISYSNFKKYLREGKVLECQVTNTMIRGKLREVEQGTTKNVSFMTARVEDPDLVKDLELMGVQYAGHYESPWFKTFFFSWVIPLFILFAIWRFIFKKYGPAGSIMTFGKSRGRLYVQEDLNVTFNDVAGIDEAKEELQEIIEFLKTPEKFRELGGKIPKGVLLVGAPGTGKTLLAKAVAGEAGVPFFNMSGSEFVEMFVGVGAARVRDLFSQADQKAPCIIFIDELDALGKARGVSPMGGHDEREQTLNQLLVEMDGFDSNKGVIIMGSTNRPEMLDTALLRPGRFDRQVVVDRPDLHGREAILKVHAKEVKLEKDVDWHSVAAMTPGFVGADLANLVNEAALLAARRNKKAVGMPEFEEAIDRIMAGLEKKKRLMNKKEKEIVAYHESGHALVACSVPHSDPIRKISMIPRGIGALGYTLQKPTEDRYLMTRAELLDRIAILLGGRVAEEIVFHEISTGAQNDLEKATEIARLMVKEYGMSEKMGLITFEQRNRPLFLQGGFTANKEYSEETAREIDLEVKKIIDESFHRVKALLTGKKEILQGMAQKLMEEEVIEGEELKKLLEELQKINSLDKNIKDVFQQT; this is translated from the coding sequence ATGTTTAAAGATTTCAAAAAGATAAATTTTAAAATGCCCAAAAAGCTTTCAATCTGGCATATTATAATTGCCTTTGGGTTTTTCATTGTATTGCAGATGTATATGGTAAATCCAAAGGTTATGGACATTTCCTATAGTAACTTTAAAAAGTATCTGAGAGAAGGGAAAGTTCTGGAATGTCAGGTTACCAATACCATGATCAGGGGCAAACTGCGGGAGGTAGAACAGGGCACAACAAAAAATGTTTCCTTTATGACGGCGCGTGTGGAAGACCCAGATCTGGTAAAAGACCTGGAATTAATGGGTGTACAATATGCCGGACACTATGAAAGCCCATGGTTTAAAACGTTTTTTTTCTCCTGGGTAATCCCCTTGTTCATATTATTTGCTATCTGGCGTTTTATCTTTAAAAAATATGGTCCTGCCGGCAGTATTATGACCTTTGGAAAGAGTAGGGGGCGTCTCTATGTGCAGGAAGATCTCAATGTTACTTTCAACGACGTCGCGGGAATTGATGAAGCGAAAGAGGAACTGCAGGAAATTATCGAGTTTTTGAAAACGCCTGAGAAATTTCGGGAACTTGGCGGAAAGATTCCCAAAGGGGTATTGCTGGTGGGGGCTCCCGGTACAGGGAAAACCCTTCTGGCAAAAGCTGTGGCCGGTGAAGCCGGCGTGCCGTTTTTTAATATGAGTGGTTCGGAATTTGTTGAAATGTTTGTCGGGGTTGGCGCCGCAAGGGTAAGAGATTTGTTTAGTCAGGCAGACCAAAAAGCCCCATGTATTATTTTTATTGACGAGCTGGATGCCCTTGGTAAGGCCAGGGGTGTAAGCCCGATGGGGGGACATGATGAACGGGAACAGACGTTAAACCAGTTACTGGTGGAAATGGATGGATTTGATTCAAACAAAGGAGTTATTATTATGGGATCTACGAACCGCCCTGAAATGCTGGATACTGCACTCCTGAGACCGGGCAGATTTGACCGCCAGGTGGTTGTTGACAGACCTGATTTACATGGCCGTGAAGCTATATTAAAAGTACATGCAAAGGAGGTGAAGCTGGAAAAGGATGTTGATTGGCATTCCGTTGCAGCGATGACACCGGGATTTGTAGGTGCAGACCTTGCCAATCTTGTCAACGAAGCAGCACTGCTGGCGGCAAGAAGAAACAAGAAAGCCGTAGGAATGCCGGAATTCGAAGAGGCAATTGACCGTATTATGGCAGGGCTTGAAAAAAAGAAAAGATTGATGAATAAGAAGGAAAAGGAAATTGTCGCCTACCACGAATCCGGTCACGCACTCGTGGCATGTTCTGTACCCCATTCAGATCCTATCCGGAAAATCTCAATGATTCCCCGCGGAATCGGGGCATTGGGATATACATTGCAAAAGCCCACCGAGGACCGGTATCTGATGACAAGGGCTGAGCTTCTCGATCGGATAGCAATCCTGCTCGGAGGAAGGGTTGCAGAAGAAATTGTTTTTCATGAAATATCAACCGGCGCTCAGAATGATCTGGAAAAGGCTACGGAAATTGCCAGACTGATGGTCAAGGAGTACGGAATGAGTGAAAAAATGGGCCTGATAACATTTGAGCAGCGTAACAGACCGCTTTTCTTACAGGGGGGTTTTACTGCGAATAAAGAATATAGCGAGGAAACAGCGCGTGAGATAGATTTGGAGGTAAAGAAGATTATCGATGAGTCGTTTCACCGCGTGAAGGCTCTCTTAACAGGGAAAAAAGAAATATTGCAGGGTATGGCACAGAAGCTCATGGAAGAAGAGGTCATTGAGGGAGAAGAATTGAAAAAACTTCTGGAGGAATTACAGAAAATCAACAGTTTAGATAAAAATATCAAAGACGTTTTTCAACAGACATAA
- a CDS encoding phosphotransacetylase family protein yields the protein MVPLFIASLSAFSGKNLICLGLGLKFKKDGYNVGYFKPVGLSPIHVEDVLTDEDALFLSKALNVDEPLHSICPIVVTDDLIDRLMKGEDLDIRQKTMTSFREASVGKDIIIARGLGRLSGGTSLRFSELDFIVESNARVIFVDKFESPIDMLDGFLYASDILKDRLLGVVFNLIPLAKLNYVQETLVPFLQANNVATLGIIPKDPILGAVPIREIVKALNGEILCCEDKLDELIEHFVIGAMNVESALRYFRKVSNKAVITGGDRSDIQLAALETPTKCLILTGDLYPDTSILGRAQDVGVPVIVVKSDTVETIETCENLSGYLSLHFKSKIQRAAEVVEREIDFKTIYEKLKLPK from the coding sequence ATGGTACCTTTATTTATCGCTTCTCTTTCAGCTTTTTCAGGAAAGAACCTTATTTGTCTTGGTTTGGGACTAAAATTCAAGAAAGACGGATATAATGTTGGATATTTTAAGCCTGTTGGACTGTCACCTATTCATGTTGAGGACGTGCTTACCGATGAGGATGCCCTCTTTCTCTCAAAAGCGTTAAATGTGGATGAACCTCTTCATTCAATTTGCCCAATAGTCGTGACAGACGACCTCATAGACAGGTTAATGAAGGGTGAGGACTTAGACATTCGCCAGAAGACTATGACATCATTTCGGGAAGCCTCTGTTGGAAAAGATATTATCATTGCCAGGGGATTGGGAAGGCTCTCAGGTGGAACAAGCCTGCGCTTTTCAGAATTGGATTTCATTGTGGAATCTAATGCCAGGGTAATTTTTGTAGACAAATTTGAATCTCCTATTGATATGCTTGATGGATTCCTCTATGCATCTGACATACTTAAGGATAGATTACTGGGGGTGGTTTTTAATCTTATCCCCCTCGCCAAATTGAACTACGTGCAGGAGACCCTTGTTCCGTTTTTGCAAGCCAATAATGTCGCCACCCTTGGGATTATTCCCAAAGACCCAATACTTGGTGCAGTGCCAATCAGAGAAATTGTGAAAGCCCTTAATGGGGAAATCCTTTGCTGCGAGGATAAGCTGGATGAATTGATTGAGCATTTTGTTATCGGGGCAATGAATGTCGAGAGCGCCTTGCGGTATTTCCGCAAGGTTTCAAACAAGGCCGTTATAACCGGAGGAGACAGGAGTGATATTCAATTGGCTGCGCTTGAGACACCGACAAAGTGCTTAATTCTCACAGGAGACCTTTATCCGGATACTTCAATATTAGGGCGTGCACAAGATGTGGGTGTCCCGGTTATCGTAGTAAAATCGGATACCGTAGAAACTATAGAAACCTGTGAAAACCTTTCCGGGTATCTTAGCCTGCATTTTAAATCAAAGATACAGCGTGCAGCCGAAGTGGTGGAACGCGAGATTGATTTTAAAACTATTTATGAGAAACTGAAGTTGCCGAAATAG
- a CDS encoding RtcB family protein, with amino-acid sequence MENISCKIQKIDACRWRIPREGKMRVDGVVYADEHMMKEIQKDESLQQVINVACLPGIVRYSLGMPDIHWGYGFPIGGVAAFDIDEGGVVSPGGVGYDINCGVRLLRTGLFRTEIADKLESLVDCLFANIPSGVGSHRKDLKLSQQERKDVLRNGARWAISQGYGTKEDLQHIEENGCIPGAEPELVSDRALERGRVQLGTLGSGNHFIEVGYVSEVHNSDIARILGLEKDKVTVVIHTGSRGLGYQVCDDFISVMINAARKYNIELPDRQLCCAPVRSAEGQEYLAAMACAANYAFANRQMITHWVRESFAATLGAGTGKFPISLIYDVCHNIAKIEEHMVDGQKKRLCVHRKGATRAFPSNHPNIPDRYKSIGQPVLIPGDMGRCSYVLVGTERAFSDTFGSTCHGAGRVLSRGQATKVAKGRNIVQELKEMGILIRADSRATITEEIPEAYKDVTEVVDVVENAGISKKVAQLKPLCVVKG; translated from the coding sequence ATGGAAAATATTTCATGCAAAATTCAAAAAATAGACGCCTGCCGCTGGCGTATTCCGAGAGAAGGGAAAATGCGGGTTGATGGAGTTGTCTATGCAGATGAGCATATGATGAAAGAGATTCAGAAAGATGAGAGTTTACAGCAGGTTATTAACGTAGCCTGTCTTCCTGGGATAGTACGATACTCATTGGGTATGCCCGACATCCACTGGGGATATGGATTCCCTATCGGAGGTGTGGCTGCATTTGACATAGATGAGGGAGGTGTTGTTTCTCCCGGCGGGGTAGGTTATGATATTAACTGTGGTGTACGATTGCTCAGGACAGGGTTATTCCGTACCGAAATTGCCGATAAACTGGAATCACTTGTTGATTGCCTGTTTGCCAATATTCCATCAGGTGTCGGGTCACACCGCAAGGATCTGAAACTTTCACAGCAGGAGAGGAAGGATGTACTCAGGAATGGTGCCCGGTGGGCAATTTCACAGGGATACGGAACGAAAGAAGATTTACAACATATTGAAGAAAATGGATGTATTCCGGGGGCAGAGCCTGAATTGGTTTCAGATCGTGCCTTAGAGCGCGGCAGGGTACAACTGGGTACACTCGGTTCAGGAAATCACTTTATTGAAGTGGGCTATGTTTCGGAGGTTCACAATAGCGATATTGCCCGGATACTGGGGCTGGAAAAGGATAAGGTTACTGTCGTGATCCATACCGGTTCAAGGGGGCTAGGTTACCAGGTTTGCGATGATTTTATCAGTGTGATGATCAATGCAGCGCGGAAATATAACATAGAACTACCGGACCGTCAGCTCTGTTGCGCCCCTGTCCGTTCAGCAGAAGGTCAGGAGTACCTTGCGGCAATGGCCTGTGCGGCTAACTACGCCTTTGCCAACCGGCAAATGATTACCCATTGGGTGAGAGAATCCTTTGCAGCCACGCTAGGTGCAGGCACAGGGAAGTTTCCGATATCCCTTATTTATGATGTATGTCATAATATTGCCAAAATTGAAGAGCATATGGTTGACGGCCAAAAGAAGCGATTGTGTGTACACCGGAAAGGAGCTACGCGGGCGTTTCCTTCCAACCATCCGAATATTCCTGATAGGTATAAATCAATAGGCCAGCCCGTTTTGATACCGGGAGATATGGGACGATGTTCCTATGTGCTGGTAGGGACAGAGAGGGCATTTTCTGATACCTTCGGGAGTACGTGTCATGGGGCCGGCAGGGTTTTGAGCAGAGGACAGGCTACAAAGGTTGCAAAAGGCAGGAATATTGTCCAGGAACTTAAGGAAATGGGAATACTTATCCGCGCTGACAGCCGTGCCACAATAACTGAAGAAATACCGGAGGCATATAAGGACGTAACCGAAGTGGTAGATGTTGTAGAGAATGCCGGCATTAGTAAAAAAGTTGCCCAACTAAAACCATTATGCGTGGTTAAGGGATAA